A part of Tigriopus californicus strain San Diego chromosome 10, Tcal_SD_v2.1, whole genome shotgun sequence genomic DNA contains:
- the LOC131888044 gene encoding carbonic anhydrase 2-like: MWCLIFGCLISTVIGSPEWNYDDASIWCQDFPICCPESQRQSPINIRESRAIMTSFPSLVTSTSATSPLSGVVKNNGHTIQFDVDLNQPKFTISGGPLDSDTYEFIQFHLHWGSINKVGSEHSFDGKFFPAEIHLVHVNTKYATTSQALAAADGLAVIGIFMERGRGRNIALRPMMDVLNDLEMPDSSVSGVQIDLNQIYANVADKDRFTTYLGSLTTPGCNEAVTWINLLDPIPIGRTDLLALRSRLNNDMIPMQDNFRPIQCNAQTLRMNQI; the protein is encoded by the exons ATGTGGTGTCTCATCTTCG GTTGTCTCATCTCGACTGTGATCGGGTCGCCAGAATGGAACTATGACG ATGCCTCTATTTGGTGCCAGGACTTCCCAATTTGCTGTCCCGAATCTCAACGACAGTCTCCAATCAACATCAGAGAGAGTCGAGCCATCATGACAAGCTTCCCATCTCTTGTCACTTCCACTTCAGCTACTTCGCCATTGTCAGGTGTGGTCAAGAACAATGGACATACCA TTCAATTCGACGTCGACTTAAACCAACCCAAATTTACAATCTCCGGAGGACCTCTAGATTCCGACACTTACGAAttcatccaatttcatttgcattggGGGAGCATCAATAAAGTTGGATCGGAGCATAGTTTCGATGGGAAATT TTTCCCTGCCGAGATCCATCTTGTTCATGTAAACACGAAATATGCCACTACTTCCCAGGCACTGGCCGCAGCTGATGGCCTGGCAGTCATTGGAATATTCATGGAGAGGGGAAGAGGCCGAAATATAGCTTTGAGG CCCATGATGGATGTGCTGAATGACCTGGAAATGCCGGACTCGTCTGTGTCTGGAGTACAGATCGACCTCAACCAAATCTACGCCAATGTGGCCGACAAAGACCGATTCACAACCTATCTGGGATCCCTGACCACACCTGGATGCAATGAAGCTGTCACCTGGATCAACCTATTGGACCCCATTCCAATTGGACGGACTGAC CTGTTGGCTTTGCGATCGAGATTGAACAACGATATGATTCCCATGCAAGACAACTTCCGTCCGATTCAATGCAATGCTCAAACGCTGAGAATGAATCAGATTTAG